A single window of Manduca sexta isolate Smith_Timp_Sample1 chromosome 15, JHU_Msex_v1.0, whole genome shotgun sequence DNA harbors:
- the LOC115450671 gene encoding cuticle protein 16.5: protein MYKIVFFFATIAMAAAKPSLAPAALVAPAPVVAAAPLVAAPAPVVTASSSQYIARNYNGLYAAAAPLVAAPAPLVAAPAPYVAHAARIVAPAAAPYIAAAAAPYVAAAAPVVPAYARYAAPYVAAAPYLAHSAPFVALK from the exons ATGTACAAAATC GTGTTCTTCTTCGCCACCATCGCTATGGCTGCTGCCAAGCCCAGCCTGGCCCCCGCTGCCCTCGTCGCACCAGCCCCAGTCGTGGCTGCTGCTCCCTTGGTAGCTGCACCAGCGCCTGTCGTCACCGCCTCCAGCTCCCAATACATCGCAAGGAACTACAATGGATTGTACGCCGCCGCCGCTCCCTTAGTTGCCGCTCCTGCCCCGTTAGTCGCTGCCCCTGCACCGTACGTGGCCCATGCTGCCAGGATCGTAGCGCCCGCTGCTGCTCCCTACATAGCCGCTGCCGCTGCTCCATATGTGGCTGCTGCCGCACCCGTGGTGCCCGCCTATGCCCGCTACGCCGCCCCCTACGTCGCGGCTGCTCCCTACCTCGCCCATTCCGCTCCCTTCGTAGCTCTCAAGTAA